atggggattaaaactgtgagccccaagtgggacaggactaggtccatcctgattagctcgtacctaccccggcacttagaacagtgcctggcccgtagtaagggcttaattcattcattcattcattcgatcatttttattgaacacttactgcgtgcagagcactgtactaagcgcttgggagagtacagtacaaccatagacagtcacattccctgcccacaatgagcttacagtctagaaggggagacagaaatcaatacagatacattttttacagatgtgcggttgggctgggagcggggggaagagcaaggggagcaagtcagggcgacaaagaagggagcgggagatgaagtAAAGCGGGGCTTCGTTCGTCTGGGAAGTCATCTTGGATGACCTGTGCCTTtgataagattttgaaggaagggagagtcattgtcagatatgaagagggagggacggcgttccaggccggagcaggacgtgggcgagagatgggtggcgagatagaggaagcagcggggctcagtggaaagagcccgggctttggagtcagtgaaattcttctgctctccatctttttcatttattttgaagaaacgattggcatagtggagagagcaagtacgggcctgggagtcaaaaggtcatgggttctagttctgccccgattagaccgtaagcccgtcaaacggcagggactgtatctgttgccgacttgttcattccaagcgcttagtacagtgctctgcacatagtaagcgctcaatgaatactactgaatgaatagtccccgctcctccacttgtctgctgtgtgacggtgggcacgtcgcttcacttctcggtgcctcagttacctcatctgtaaaatgaagatcgaggctgtgagccccacgagggacagggactgtgtccaacctgatttgcttgggtccgtcccagttcttagtacagtgcctggcacatagtaagcgcttaacaaataccgcaatgatGAGTTAGGATTTATTTGTTAAGGTAACATAGTCTGGGGCCTGTTTGAAGAACTTTGGATGCTGTAGCCTGTCAaatagagggggagggggtggagtcaAGAAAGGTAAGGTATACTGTGGCTTGCTGGGAGCTAAACATTCATTTTCAGAACTCAACCTCCTGATACCCCCAAAATGTTGGGTTTCCTGGAATGTTACCACTGAAAGTTTGATGCCCTCTTGTGTTTTCCTTTGATAACACCCTGCTCTGGGCTTGACGACCAATAATTTAGTCCCCTATACCAAGCCTAAACCCCTCTCAGgggggcacctggagagtttccagtagtctaccagtcacgactacaagagggagagtcaagcagaggcctatccattccattcctagctgggccagcggctagcaagtggaaggtaaaTGGCCActagtcaaaactcccccatgctgggcaacagaggcatggaagggagtcgagggcggacactcgagtttaccgtgcggaaggaggcagtggcaaaccacttcggtatttttacagaggaaactctgtggatccactaccggaatgattgcggatggaggtggggcattttgggagcgATGTGTCCTTGGCGTCGCTATGAGAcggagatgattcgacagcataagacaaaaacaGACCGGGCCTGAAGAAAAGCGGAGAAACCTAAAGTGGTTGCTTTCTTGAAAAAATAAACAGAGATTAAtccatccatagtatttattaagcccttaccaagtacttgggacagtgcaaaatTGCTGATAGACATGATACCCGGCCACGAGGAGCTTGACGGCTAGAGATATTTTCTGTGCAGTAAATTATGGAGCCCATTAACTTGACATCGTACAGAGACTGACCCAACGCTGTGCAAATAGAAGTCTCGGTCTGTTCTTCTTTGACTGTAATGACGACGATGACTTTCACTCTCCAGTTCCACTGTGGAATCAGCAATTTCCATTATGGAGAAATTTAATTTTTCCATTACTTTTCCTAAACATGAAATAACAATGAGGTTATTACTCTAATCATAGAAACGCTACTTCCTTTCGCTGACGAGCCTATCTTCAATAAGGTTTACAGAGATGggtggtgtgtgggggggagggtgtcttCTGACGGTGACCGGCAGCTCAAAGGCCCTTTAAAGGCCACTCAAAACAAATTACATCGGTAACATCATGgtcgtggattcaaatcccggctcagccgcttgtcagcggtgtgaccatgggcaagtcacttaacttctctgtgcttcagttacctcatctgtaaaatggcgatgaagaaagtgagccctacttgggacaacctgatcaccctgcatctaccccaccatttagaacagtgcttggcacatagtaagcgcttagcaaataccaacattattatttttattattattaatggcttgCACATTGCTTGACAGGTCCCTTCACCGTTTGGTGACATGGAATAATTACCAAGATTTCCTTGTTTTGAATCTTATTCAGACTCGGTAGGTAGAAGTGATGCAGTCAGGAGGGACCTTAAGccctataagctcgttgtgggaggggaatgtgtctgtttattgtcgtattgtactttcccaagtgcttaatacagtgctctgcacacagtaagcgctcagtgattgattgatcccaagtTCAGCCATATAGTAACCCCACTGaggttgtgagctcgttgtgggcagggaacgtctgttgttgaaatgtactttcccgagcacttagtacagtgattgcacacagtaagcgctcaataaatgcgatcggagGAACGAATGAATCTCTGAAAACCTAGAGAGAGGAGGTCGTGAAGCGTCAGATATTGAGGAAAGCAGTGCCCTAGGGGAAAATAAGTTACATCGGGGCTGGTTGCCTCGGGGTTCTCTCTGGCACTGTCAGCTGTGATGGTCAGGAAAGCCACAGGCTGAAGGTTAACCGgagtgtaagcttctcgagggtggggatcttgtctaccatctccactgtactctcccaagcacttagtacagtgctctgcacacagtaaatgctcgataaataccattcattgatcgacGGATTGACGACTTTACGCAGTGTAGGGGAGGATTAGCAAAAAGGTtgagggaaagtcaggaagaagaaagatgaaCCTTAAGTCCCGAGTCATCAGTCTTCTTGGCTAGCTAGGCCGAGTATATAGGTTGCCTTAGGCTAGGAGGGGCTGTCTCAGAGGCACATTCTCCTGGGGTCCTGAACCCTCcgagaagaaaataaaacaacATCAAAAATAACTACTCCATACTCACAAGCTTTCCGTGCAGAGGTGGCATTCATTTCCGTAGGTGATGTAATTGTTTCCACACACCGGTAAATAGGTGATGGGGCAGGGTATGGCATTTACCGGGTACTTCTTATACATGCTGCAGTCCATCTACAAAGCAATTagtatttgttttattttcacCTCTCCAGAGCATCCAGGGGCTGGTCTGTTCCTGGCTGCTCAGGGCTCACGCTTTTGGGGAAATTCTTCCAACCCCACGCTTTGGGAaccagggacagggtccaattcTCACTCGCATATTTTTCCCAGACCTTGGAAGAATGTTTCTTACACACTTGGTACTTAGTCAATACTAttacttttcctcttcttcctcttgcatcttctcctcctcctccagaacaGTGGAGCCAGTGACAGCCCCCCTAGATCTGCTCCTCAAGCATTCCCCTCCCAGTAACTCTGCCTTGTCTGACTCTGCAAGAggagcccctctctcccttcctgcggcccctcttttcttccctcgtaGAGGCAATGACACCTTTCGGCATTCTTACGCTCAGTGAGTTTAGTACTCCTGaaacaccagtttactcactgtactcCCATTTCATCTAGCTCGccgtcaacccctttcccacgtccttcccctagcctggaacttccttcccttccataaacaccagaccatcactcttcccacctacaAAGCATcaattgaggtcacatctcctccaagaggccttccccgattgaaccctcttttccctggctcgctctcccttctgtgtcaactttgcatttggatctgtcaccttggacatttgatattcaccccagccccacaactcttacgtacatatctttaaattatttattataaatggcTTATTAATATTGTCTCCTCCATaacgacagggaacgtgtctgctaaatctgttgcattgtactctcccaagcgcttcatacattgctctgcataaagtaagcgtgaTGTATTTGTTAACCTGTTGTGAAATTTATTAACCGACCCTAGGAAGGAAAACCCTTCAGTGTGTAAAATCCTTGGGCCATCCTCAAaatggtggtgggagagaggctTCGATTTAGCCCAGATTTTGCCACCAGATAATCAGGAAAATATGGAGAACACTGTTTGTGACCCACTAGAGTAAATTCTTCCAATGAATCCTCCCCTGCTCAGCCCCCTATCCCTTTCTGACCACTAATTAGCTCTCATCTTGtccaggagagagagacaaggtgaAAGAGAACCTGTTTTGGGAATGTCTGCAGCCTGACTTTCTTAGGAAAACAAAGGAGAAGGACGGAAGGAGATTATCAGTTTGCTTAGAATTGATAGAACCAATTGTCAGGACCCTCAGGAAGCTACTTGGAAACTTTCCCCAGCACGGGACAGAGCCCCGGCCTGcgagtcacagggacctgggttctaatcccagctccaccatttgcctgctatctgaccttgggcaagttacttcacttttctgcatctcagtttcctcatctgtaaaatggggatgaagaccgtgagcccagtatgagacagggactgtgtccaacctggttagcttgtatctaccccagcactcagtacagtgcctggcacgtagtaagagcttcactACCACAAAatataaaattaatttttaataataataataataatggtagctgttaagcatttactatgtgccaggcactatactaagctctggggtggatacaggcaaatcgggctggactcagtccttgtcccacatggggctcacggtctcaatataAGAGAGAAGATGCTCAGGATCCTACTAGGTACCTCCAGACCGTGAGATCAGAAACTAGGACACAACGGCTACATGGTCCAGGAAGGGCCGGTCTCTGCTTAATAGGTGGCAAAAAACAGTTCAATCTGAAGGATGAAAAAACCAAAGTCCCTTCTAAAACTGCAAACTAAAGCCCATCCAAGAAGGCAAAAAGGCTAAGAAGAAAACATCACTCACCTGTGCTGAAGAAAGACTGGCAGCCTCTAAAATACAAATGAAGATATCAAGGGAATGTCCAAGAGAACCCCTCGCTAGCTCAGGAAAATAATGATGCAGATTTTAGGTCTTCAAACGGCTGTCTTTCTGAACCTTATTATGGTTTAATGTATATCGACGCTCTTTTAtaacagtgactttccccaacCTGCTCTCCAGTACTGAAGTGGAACAAATGGGCAAAGGAAGCATTCTGTTAGGCCAAATCCCGCAGC
This genomic stretch from Ornithorhynchus anatinus isolate Pmale09 chromosome X1, mOrnAna1.pri.v4, whole genome shotgun sequence harbors:
- the LOC114806607 gene encoding serine protease inhibitor Kazal-type 7-like isoform X1 codes for the protein MKTSGAILLLLVVAILCGPTKAASLSSAQMDCSMYKKYPVNAIPCPITYLPVCGNNYITYGNECHLCTESLKSNGKIKFLHNGNC
- the LOC114806607 gene encoding serine protease inhibitor Kazal-type 7-like isoform X2 translates to MGNTTSLLKAASLSSAQMDCSMYKKYPVNAIPCPITYLPVCGNNYITYGNECHLCTESLKSNGKIKFLHNGNC